One Agrobacterium vaccinii DNA window includes the following coding sequences:
- a CDS encoding plastocyanin/azurin family copper-binding protein, translating to MKHIRTTLAAAAILMMASQSYAATVVKVVEGGEAGGPMTLTLDQSTIKAGETTFHVHNDAMSEEHEMVLVKLKSPNEKLDVVAGKNRIDEKKLKSMGEVSELKPGADGQLKAKLTPGSYVLLCNIKGHYQAGMHAALTVTK from the coding sequence ATGAAACACATACGCACCACACTCGCCGCCGCCGCTATCCTGATGATGGCGTCGCAGAGCTATGCCGCAACAGTCGTCAAGGTCGTTGAAGGCGGCGAAGCCGGTGGCCCCATGACGCTCACCCTCGACCAATCCACCATCAAGGCCGGCGAGACAACCTTCCACGTCCATAATGACGCGATGTCGGAAGAGCACGAGATGGTTCTGGTGAAACTCAAGTCTCCTAATGAAAAACTGGACGTCGTCGCTGGAAAAAACCGCATCGACGAGAAAAAGCTGAAGAGCATGGGCGAGGTCTCCGAACTGAAACCCGGTGCAGACGGCCAGCTCAAAGCAAAGCTTACCCCCGGCTCCTATGTGCTTCTCTGCAACATCAAGGGTCATTATCAGGCCGGTATGCACGCCGCCTTGACGGTGACGAAGTAA
- a CDS encoding aa3-type cytochrome c oxidase subunit IV: protein MSEHHTGPVEVGAPMNYPEHEKTYDGFLTAAKYGTMMVIVLMIAMAVGFFTTGGFFGGLLVFLILNIAGFVLLR, encoded by the coding sequence ATGAGCGAACACCACACGGGTCCAGTCGAAGTCGGCGCGCCGATGAATTATCCCGAACACGAAAAGACCTATGACGGTTTTCTGACCGCTGCGAAGTACGGCACGATGATGGTGATCGTGCTGATGATCGCCATGGCGGTTGGCTTCTTCACCACCGGCGGTTTTTTCGGTGGCCTTCTGGTATTCCTGATCCTGAATATCGCGGGATTCGTTCTGCTGCGTTGA
- a CDS encoding TRAP transporter small permease subunit, whose product MTALLKLSALIDWFSEAMGKFAGYLVLICCLVSAGNAIVRYVFNYSSNGWLEIQWYMFAFIVLVGASYTLRMNEHVRVDIIYGAISARTRLWVDIIGITLFLLPACFFLAWLSWPMFTLSLAQNEVSSNAGGLIRWPVKFIIFAGFALLVLQGISELVKRIGALNGLYELDTKYEKPLQ is encoded by the coding sequence ATGACGGCTCTTCTAAAACTAAGCGCCCTTATTGACTGGTTCAGTGAGGCGATGGGCAAGTTTGCAGGCTATCTTGTCCTGATCTGCTGCCTCGTCAGCGCTGGCAACGCCATCGTTCGCTATGTCTTCAACTACAGCTCCAATGGCTGGCTGGAAATCCAGTGGTACATGTTCGCCTTCATCGTTCTGGTCGGCGCGTCCTACACGCTGCGGATGAATGAGCATGTGCGCGTGGACATCATCTATGGCGCGATCTCGGCCCGCACGCGGCTCTGGGTCGATATTATCGGCATCACACTCTTCCTGCTGCCCGCCTGCTTCTTTCTGGCGTGGCTCAGTTGGCCGATGTTCACCCTGTCGCTGGCCCAGAACGAAGTCTCGTCCAATGCCGGTGGCCTCATTCGCTGGCCGGTGAAGTTCATCATCTTTGCGGGCTTTGCCCTGCTGGTCCTTCAGGGAATATCCGAACTGGTGAAGCGCATCGGCGCGCTGAACGGGCTCTACGAGCTCGACACCAAATACGAAAAACCGCTCCAGTAA
- a CDS encoding TRAP transporter large permease — MFEYGILPPLMFLGMIIFMLYGFPVAFSLASVGLLFGVIGIFTEHFSPAFLQALPLRIFGIISNDLLLAIPFFTFMGAILERCGLAEDLLEGTGKLFGAIPGGLAYAVILVGAILGAITGTVAASVITMGVISLPIMLKYGYNPRLATGVIAASGTITQVIPPSLVLIVLADQLGKSVGDMYLGAIGPSILQVTIFILFIFVMSKLRPKDLPALPPEARGELNRALVFKVLAGMVPSIVLIFLVLGTIFMGLATPTEAGALGVVGAMALAAAHRRLTWDLVKQGMHSTMHITSMVVFILVGATCFSLVFQGMDGSLWIEHMLSGIPGGPIGFLIFVNIFIFFLAFFLDFFEIAFIVIPMLAPIAQSLGIDLIWFGVLICINMQTSFMHPPFGFALFYLRSIAPRSVKTSDIYMGAIPWLGMQLILVAIVIFWPESVTYWLDKTPQVDLNTIKIEVPAFGNGGGNTMPNFGLPPMDGAPAQPGGNGLPGMPNLNEPPKIGP, encoded by the coding sequence ATGTTCGAATACGGTATTCTGCCGCCGCTGATGTTCCTGGGCATGATCATTTTCATGCTCTACGGCTTCCCCGTGGCTTTCTCCCTTGCCTCCGTTGGCCTTCTCTTCGGCGTCATTGGCATTTTCACGGAGCATTTTTCGCCAGCCTTCCTGCAAGCCTTGCCACTTCGCATTTTCGGCATCATCTCCAACGATCTTCTGCTGGCCATCCCCTTCTTCACCTTCATGGGTGCCATTTTGGAGCGATGTGGCCTTGCTGAAGACCTGCTGGAAGGCACCGGCAAACTGTTCGGAGCTATTCCAGGCGGTCTTGCCTATGCCGTCATTCTCGTCGGCGCGATCCTGGGCGCCATCACCGGCACGGTGGCGGCCTCGGTCATCACCATGGGCGTCATATCCCTGCCCATCATGCTGAAATACGGTTACAATCCGCGTCTCGCCACCGGCGTCATCGCCGCATCCGGCACCATCACGCAGGTCATCCCGCCTTCCCTGGTGCTGATCGTTCTCGCAGACCAGCTCGGTAAGTCCGTCGGCGATATGTACCTCGGGGCTATCGGCCCATCGATCCTCCAGGTAACGATCTTTATTCTGTTCATTTTCGTTATGTCGAAGCTGCGGCCCAAGGACCTGCCCGCCCTGCCGCCGGAAGCCCGCGGAGAGTTGAACCGCGCTCTGGTGTTCAAGGTGCTGGCGGGTATGGTCCCCTCCATCGTTCTGATCTTCCTCGTGCTCGGCACCATCTTCATGGGCCTTGCGACACCCACGGAAGCAGGCGCGCTCGGCGTCGTCGGCGCCATGGCGCTGGCCGCTGCCCATCGTCGCCTCACCTGGGATCTCGTCAAGCAGGGCATGCATTCCACCATGCACATCACCTCGATGGTGGTGTTCATTCTGGTCGGCGCGACATGCTTCAGCCTTGTCTTTCAGGGCATGGATGGTTCGTTGTGGATCGAACACATGCTGTCGGGCATTCCAGGTGGTCCCATCGGCTTCCTCATCTTCGTGAACATCTTCATCTTCTTCCTGGCCTTCTTCCTCGATTTCTTCGAAATCGCCTTCATCGTCATCCCGATGCTGGCCCCTATCGCGCAGTCGCTCGGCATCGACCTCATCTGGTTCGGCGTTCTCATCTGCATCAACATGCAGACCAGCTTCATGCACCCGCCCTTTGGCTTTGCGCTCTTCTACTTGCGCTCCATCGCACCGCGTAGCGTCAAGACTTCCGATATCTACATGGGCGCGATCCCATGGCTGGGCATGCAGCTCATCCTCGTCGCCATTGTCATCTTCTGGCCCGAATCCGTTACCTACTGGCTGGACAAGACACCGCAGGTCGATCTCAACACCATCAAGATCGAAGTCCCCGCCTTCGGCAACGGCGGCGGCAACACCATGCCCAATTTCGGCCTGCCGCCAATGGACGGCGCACCGGCCCAACCGGGCGGAAACGGATTGCCCGGCATGCCAAATCTCAACGAGCCACCGAAGATCGGTCCTTAA
- a CDS encoding TRAP transporter substrate-binding protein, whose translation MDRRSFIKKGAVSGAGVAAATVLAAPAIAQQAAKVTWRLTSSFPKSLDTIFGGAQDIANHVNAATDGNFNIQIFAAGEIVPGLQAADAVSSGTVEMCHTCSYYYVGKDPTFAIGTAIPFGLNARLTNSWFYEGNGNKLLNEFYAKHNLYGMISGNTGVQMGGWFRKEINTVEDFKGVKMRIAGLAGKVVEKLGVVPQQIAGGDIYPALEKGTIDAAEWVGPYDDHKLGFQKVAKYYYYPAFWEGGPVIHSFVNLDKWNSLPKQYQAVLQDACAFANTNMMAKYDAKNPTAIKQIVAEGATLRPFSQDILDACYKAALEVYAEISAVNPDFKKVYEDQVAFKREGYLWMQLAEYTFDTFMMIQQRNGKL comes from the coding sequence ATGGATCGTCGTTCATTCATCAAAAAAGGTGCTGTGTCCGGTGCGGGCGTGGCCGCCGCAACCGTTCTGGCCGCACCCGCCATCGCGCAACAGGCGGCTAAGGTCACGTGGCGGCTGACATCGTCATTTCCAAAATCGCTCGACACGATTTTCGGCGGCGCGCAAGACATCGCCAACCACGTCAATGCTGCGACCGACGGTAATTTCAACATCCAGATTTTTGCCGCGGGCGAAATCGTTCCCGGCCTTCAGGCGGCGGATGCCGTGTCGTCCGGCACCGTCGAGATGTGCCACACCTGCTCCTACTACTATGTCGGCAAGGACCCGACCTTCGCCATCGGCACGGCTATTCCTTTCGGTCTCAATGCGCGCCTGACGAATTCCTGGTTTTATGAGGGCAATGGCAACAAGCTGCTCAACGAGTTCTACGCCAAGCACAATCTCTACGGCATGATTTCAGGCAACACGGGCGTGCAGATGGGTGGCTGGTTCCGCAAGGAGATCAACACCGTCGAAGACTTCAAGGGCGTGAAAATGCGCATTGCCGGTCTGGCTGGCAAGGTGGTCGAAAAGCTTGGCGTGGTGCCGCAGCAGATTGCCGGTGGCGATATCTATCCGGCACTGGAAAAGGGCACCATCGACGCTGCGGAATGGGTGGGGCCCTATGACGACCATAAGCTGGGCTTCCAGAAGGTCGCGAAATACTACTACTACCCGGCCTTCTGGGAAGGCGGCCCTGTCATTCATTCTTTCGTCAATCTGGACAAGTGGAACAGTCTGCCGAAACAATATCAGGCCGTCTTGCAGGACGCATGCGCCTTCGCCAACACCAATATGATGGCGAAATACGACGCCAAAAACCCGACCGCGATCAAGCAGATCGTGGCAGAAGGCGCAACGCTGCGGCCCTTTAGCCAGGATATTCTGGATGCCTGCTACAAGGCGGCGTTGGAGGTTTACGCTGAAATCTCTGCCGTCAATCCTGACTTCAAAAAGGTCTATGAAGATCAGGTGGCCTTCAAGCGCGAAGGATATCTGTGGATGCAGCTCGCGGAATACACATTCGATACCTTCATGATGATCCAGCAGCGCAACGGCAAGCTCTGA
- a CDS encoding gamma-glutamyl-gamma-aminobutyrate hydrolase family protein yields the protein MSKPIIAIPADIRHLDGAEWHAAQTQYLAAALKVADVMSFIIPAFEAGNDVDAILDRVDGLLVSGSATNVHPSLYGVEAKDSDGPFDPGRDATSLPLIRRAIDRGIPMLAICRGIQELNVALGGTLASEIQEQPGIWDHRKPHDIDRDKAFAIRQPVFVREGSCIAQHLGLTGEVQINSLHRQAIAETAPGLQVEATAEDGTIEAVSVIDSKGFAVGVQWHPEYWAQTDAPSRALFEAFGNAVRAYQATKA from the coding sequence ATGTCCAAGCCCATCATCGCCATCCCCGCCGATATTCGCCATCTGGATGGCGCGGAATGGCACGCGGCACAAACGCAGTATCTCGCCGCCGCCTTGAAAGTGGCCGATGTCATGTCCTTCATCATCCCGGCCTTCGAAGCTGGAAACGATGTGGATGCCATTCTCGACCGGGTGGATGGACTGCTGGTTTCCGGCTCTGCCACCAACGTTCACCCGTCCCTTTACGGCGTCGAAGCCAAGGATAGCGACGGCCCTTTCGACCCCGGCCGGGACGCCACGAGCCTGCCGCTCATCCGTCGCGCCATTGATCGCGGTATTCCGATGCTGGCCATCTGTCGCGGCATTCAGGAACTCAACGTCGCGCTGGGCGGCACGCTTGCCAGCGAAATTCAGGAACAGCCCGGCATTTGGGACCACCGCAAACCTCATGATATCGACCGGGATAAGGCCTTTGCCATTCGCCAGCCCGTCTTTGTCCGAGAGGGCTCCTGTATTGCCCAGCATCTCGGCTTAACAGGCGAGGTGCAGATCAACTCCCTGCACCGCCAGGCCATCGCGGAAACCGCCCCCGGGCTTCAGGTAGAGGCGACGGCCGAGGATGGCACCATCGAAGCCGTCTCGGTCATCGATTCCAAAGGCTTTGCCGTCGGCGTCCAATGGCACCCGGAATACTGGGCGCAAACGGATGCCCCGTCACGCGCATTGTTCGAGGCCTTTGGTAACGCAGTGCGTGCCTATCAAGCAACCAAGGCTTGA
- a CDS encoding methyl-accepting chemotaxis protein, whose amino-acid sequence MKLTISAIVTASGVALATGITLTLLMGAYALDTLKVNGPIYQEIIDSKDLIADILPPPLYLIETYALTNESALDGGRLAKNVERIEVLKGQYQERREYWKTTTLPDALKEKLQNDVLIKGDAFWKLLDTDTLPALQSKDPARITASLPALSASFHAHEDAVNQLVDMGTIYGKQKEVDAAAQTSFLQNTNYTLGGLLIVLSIAATIFLRRRAIAPINEITGSMTRMAGGNLDDAPPHLQRHDEIGAMARALSIFRDAGLAKRQLEDEAEQSRIATNRERETREKERIAEADALRFAIEQLGRGLNNLSNCDLRFTLERQFETLRGDFNATVTRLQTTLGTIMHEADHLRQQGQEMNGAANDLARRTEQQAAALEETAAALEEVATTVKTSTARVNDTRDLVKEARRSTSQSSDVVGEAIAAMQRIETAASEIKSIVSTIDEIAFQTNLLALNAGVEAARAGDAGKGFAVVAQEVRELAQRSAKAAREIRDLIGKSGEQVESGVKLVQSTGSALTQIENFVCRIDANVDSIATGAREQSTGLQEISTSVNTLDQMTQQNAAMVEETNAVSKTIADATLSLSAMVGQFQLEPGNATRQAA is encoded by the coding sequence ATGAAACTGACTATCTCGGCCATCGTTACCGCCAGCGGCGTCGCACTCGCAACTGGCATTACGTTGACGTTGCTAATGGGTGCTTACGCACTCGACACGCTAAAGGTGAATGGCCCGATCTATCAGGAGATCATCGACAGCAAGGACCTGATTGCTGACATCCTGCCGCCGCCGCTCTATCTGATCGAGACCTATGCTCTGACCAATGAGAGCGCGCTTGACGGTGGCAGGCTTGCGAAGAATGTCGAGCGGATCGAAGTTCTCAAAGGGCAGTATCAGGAGCGTCGCGAATACTGGAAGACGACGACGCTTCCCGATGCGCTGAAGGAGAAATTGCAGAATGACGTGCTGATCAAGGGCGATGCGTTCTGGAAGCTGCTGGATACCGACACGCTGCCAGCCCTGCAATCCAAAGACCCTGCCCGGATCACCGCATCGCTGCCGGCGCTGAGCGCCAGCTTTCACGCGCATGAAGATGCCGTGAACCAACTTGTGGATATGGGCACGATATACGGCAAGCAGAAGGAAGTTGATGCGGCAGCGCAGACCTCGTTCCTGCAAAACACCAATTACACGCTTGGCGGGCTCCTGATCGTTCTCTCCATTGCCGCCACTATTTTCCTGCGACGCCGGGCCATTGCGCCGATCAACGAGATTACCGGCTCCATGACGCGCATGGCGGGTGGCAATCTGGACGATGCGCCGCCGCATTTGCAACGGCACGATGAAATCGGCGCGATGGCCCGCGCACTCTCGATTTTCCGGGATGCCGGTCTGGCCAAGCGTCAGCTCGAAGATGAGGCCGAGCAGTCCCGCATTGCCACCAACCGGGAGCGCGAAACGCGTGAGAAGGAGCGCATAGCCGAAGCGGACGCCCTTCGCTTTGCTATTGAGCAACTGGGCCGTGGTCTCAACAACCTGTCCAATTGCGATCTTCGCTTTACGCTGGAGCGGCAATTCGAGACGCTTCGTGGCGATTTCAACGCCACCGTTACACGGCTGCAAACCACGCTCGGCACGATCATGCATGAGGCCGACCATTTGCGCCAGCAGGGGCAGGAAATGAACGGTGCCGCCAACGACCTTGCCCGCCGCACCGAGCAGCAGGCGGCCGCGCTGGAAGAGACGGCGGCGGCGCTGGAAGAGGTGGCCACCACGGTCAAGACATCGACGGCGCGGGTCAACGACACGCGCGACCTGGTCAAGGAAGCGCGCCGCTCCACATCGCAATCCTCCGATGTCGTCGGTGAAGCGATTGCCGCCATGCAGCGCATCGAAACCGCAGCCAGTGAAATCAAGTCGATTGTTAGCACCATCGACGAGATCGCGTTCCAGACCAACCTGCTGGCTTTGAATGCGGGCGTGGAAGCAGCCCGTGCCGGAGACGCGGGCAAGGGATTTGCGGTTGTGGCGCAGGAAGTGCGCGAGCTCGCCCAACGTTCTGCCAAAGCCGCGCGCGAAATTCGCGACCTCATCGGCAAATCGGGAGAACAGGTGGAAAGCGGCGTGAAGCTCGTGCAATCCACCGGCAGCGCGCTGACCCAGATCGAAAATTTCGTCTGCCGCATCGACGCCAATGTCGACAGCATTGCCACCGGCGCGCGCGAACAATCCACGGGGCTTCAGGAAATCAGCACCAGCGTCAACACGCTGGACCAGATGACCCAGCAGAACGCAGCGATGGTGGAGGAAACCAATGCGGTCAGCAAGACGATTGCTGACGCTACATTATCGCTGTCTGCCATGGTCGGCCAGTTCCAGCTGGAACCCGGGAACGCCACGCGGCAGGCTGCGTAA
- a CDS encoding OmpW/AlkL family protein, whose protein sequence is MFAKFRTVTLLATSLCLSLPAALNAADLAPFAPAPTAEEAIAASSAWMLRVRGLGVITHDSGSVDGVAGAGLAYSDTVIPEFDVSYFFTDNIAAELILGTTFSKIKTTGSIGDIDVGKTWLLPPTVTLQYHFTNFGAFKPYVGAGVNYSLFYNQSEKNGFTNLDVKNDFGAALQVGFDYMVTKNWGVNFDVKKIFLETKWSADLNGTPVSGKAKLDPWLIGAGVTYRF, encoded by the coding sequence ATGTTCGCCAAATTTCGCACCGTCACCTTGCTGGCAACCAGCCTTTGCCTGTCGCTGCCAGCGGCCCTTAACGCCGCAGACCTCGCGCCCTTTGCACCGGCACCCACGGCAGAAGAGGCGATTGCTGCGTCCAGCGCATGGATGCTACGCGTGCGTGGCCTTGGCGTCATCACGCATGATAGCGGTTCGGTCGATGGTGTCGCAGGTGCTGGCCTCGCCTACTCAGACACAGTCATTCCCGAGTTCGATGTCAGCTATTTTTTCACCGATAACATCGCCGCCGAACTCATACTGGGCACGACCTTCTCCAAGATCAAAACCACCGGCTCCATCGGCGATATCGATGTCGGCAAGACCTGGCTTCTGCCCCCGACCGTGACCTTGCAATATCACTTCACCAACTTCGGCGCCTTCAAGCCCTATGTCGGTGCGGGTGTGAATTACTCGCTGTTCTACAACCAGTCCGAAAAGAACGGCTTTACCAATCTCGATGTGAAGAACGATTTCGGCGCGGCCTTGCAGGTCGGTTTCGACTACATGGTGACAAAGAACTGGGGCGTAAATTTCGACGTGAAGAAAATCTTCCTCGAAACAAAATGGAGCGCCGACCTCAACGGCACGCCCGTCAGCGGCAAAGCGAAGCTCGATCCATGGCTGATCGGCGCTGGAGTCACCTACCGATTCTGA
- a CDS encoding WD40 repeat domain-containing protein: MPTVAPLDLEGHVVATHFLGDIPLFAAASGNIHRLDGGEKVMEAHKGLLTCVRDPHSATLLTGGEDGRVLRIGHDGSVSELAHVPRKWISVVAGGPQNAVAYGVGKSSFVRLNDGTTKEFKEERTVEAIAFAPKGLRIAAARYNGVTLHWVASAGDPIDLDWKGAHTGVTFSADGKFLVTTMQENALHGWKLDAVKGGTDARHMRMTGYPAKVKSISWSHKGKWLASSGAPAAIVWPFAGKDGPMGKAPLELGTRANIMVTNVAFHPADEVLAIGFADGMILGVRLADQKEALLRRPGKGAITSMAWSNTGNLLAFASEAGDCGIVDITV; encoded by the coding sequence ATGCCCACCGTTGCCCCTCTTGACCTCGAAGGCCACGTCGTCGCGACGCATTTTCTGGGTGATATTCCGCTTTTTGCCGCAGCCTCCGGCAATATTCACCGGCTGGATGGCGGGGAGAAAGTTATGGAGGCGCATAAGGGTCTGCTGACCTGCGTGCGTGATCCGCACAGTGCGACGCTTCTGACCGGCGGCGAAGATGGCAGGGTGCTGCGGATTGGCCATGACGGTTCGGTGAGCGAGCTTGCGCATGTGCCGCGTAAATGGATCAGCGTCGTTGCCGGTGGCCCGCAGAATGCGGTGGCCTATGGCGTCGGCAAATCCAGTTTCGTGCGGTTGAACGACGGCACCACCAAGGAATTCAAGGAAGAGCGCACGGTGGAGGCGATTGCCTTTGCGCCGAAAGGTCTGCGCATTGCCGCAGCCCGCTATAATGGCGTGACCCTGCACTGGGTGGCGAGTGCCGGTGATCCGATCGATCTGGATTGGAAGGGTGCCCATACGGGCGTGACGTTCTCGGCAGATGGGAAGTTTCTGGTGACGACTATGCAGGAAAATGCGCTGCATGGCTGGAAGCTGGACGCGGTCAAGGGTGGCACGGATGCGCGCCACATGCGCATGACCGGCTATCCGGCCAAGGTCAAATCCATCTCGTGGTCGCACAAGGGCAAGTGGCTGGCATCTTCGGGCGCACCGGCTGCCATCGTCTGGCCGTTTGCGGGCAAGGACGGCCCGATGGGCAAGGCGCCGCTGGAACTCGGCACCCGCGCCAACATCATGGTGACCAATGTCGCGTTTCACCCGGCGGATGAGGTTCTGGCCATCGGTTTCGCCGATGGTATGATTCTGGGCGTGCGATTGGCCGACCAGAAGGAGGCGCTGCTGCGTCGTCCGGGCAAGGGAGCGATTACCTCCATGGCGTGGAGCAATACCGGCAATCTGCTGGCCTTTGCGTCTGAAGCAGGCGATTGTGGTATCGTCGACATTACCGTCTGA
- a CDS encoding CobW family GTP-binding protein, with protein MTEAATTKKPIPVTVLTGYLGAGKTTLLNRILSENHGKKYAVIVNEFGEIGIDNDLIVESDEEIYEMNNGCVCCTVRGDLIRVVEGLMRRPDRFDGIIVETTGLADPVPVAQTFFMDDDVRAKTELDAVVALVDAKHLPLRLKDSREAEDQIAFADVVIINKTDLVTPEELARIEDIVRAINPSARIYKATRSGVDLARVLDQGAFNLERALENDPHFLEHGHDDHVCGPDCDHDHGHDHHHDHGHDHHGHDHHDHDHGHHHHGEVSAIHDVTVQSISLRGGEMNAERFFPWIQKVTQTDGPNILRLKGIIAFKDDAERYVVQGVHMIIEGDHQRAWKEGEKRESRLVFIGRNLDREKLENSFNACVAA; from the coding sequence ATGACCGAAGCAGCAACAACCAAAAAGCCCATTCCAGTTACCGTGTTGACGGGCTATCTGGGCGCGGGCAAGACCACGCTTCTCAACCGCATTCTGTCCGAAAATCACGGCAAGAAATACGCCGTCATCGTCAATGAATTCGGCGAGATCGGCATCGACAACGATCTGATCGTGGAATCGGACGAAGAAATCTACGAAATGAACAATGGCTGCGTCTGCTGCACCGTGCGCGGAGACCTCATTCGCGTTGTAGAAGGCCTGATGCGCCGCCCGGACCGTTTCGACGGCATCATCGTCGAGACCACCGGCCTTGCCGATCCTGTGCCCGTTGCCCAGACCTTCTTCATGGATGACGATGTGCGCGCCAAGACCGAACTCGACGCCGTGGTGGCGCTGGTGGATGCCAAGCATCTGCCGCTGCGCCTGAAGGACAGCCGCGAGGCCGAAGACCAGATCGCATTTGCCGATGTCGTCATCATCAACAAGACCGACCTCGTGACGCCGGAAGAACTGGCCCGCATCGAAGACATCGTGCGTGCCATCAACCCGTCTGCCCGCATCTACAAGGCGACCCGCTCCGGTGTCGATCTTGCCCGCGTTCTGGATCAGGGTGCGTTCAACCTGGAACGTGCGCTGGAAAACGACCCGCATTTCCTAGAGCACGGCCATGACGACCATGTCTGCGGACCGGATTGCGACCATGACCACGGACATGACCACCACCATGACCACGGGCACGACCATCACGGTCACGATCATCATGACCATGATCATGGACACCACCATCATGGCGAAGTGTCAGCGATCCATGATGTGACCGTTCAGTCCATCTCGCTGCGCGGCGGCGAAATGAATGCAGAACGGTTCTTCCCCTGGATTCAGAAGGTGACGCAGACCGATGGCCCGAACATTCTGCGCCTGAAGGGTATCATTGCCTTCAAGGACGATGCGGAACGCTACGTGGTGCAGGGCGTGCACATGATCATCGAAGGTGATCACCAGCGCGCCTGGAAAGAAGGCGAAAAGCGCGAAAGCCGCCTGGTGTTCATCGGTCGCAATCTGGACCGTGAGAAGCTGGAGAACAGTTTTAACGCGTGCGTTGCTGCTTGA
- a CDS encoding creatininase family protein → MSDTYTHIHDNNVTAPSQPQNDAIVVLPLGAHEQHGPHLPFETDTLIVDGIVERLRQALPADAPFHFLPAEPVGYSIEHMDVPGTNTLAFDEAVHRWLGIAEAQHNKGIRKFVMLNAHGGNSPLLTIVATEARVRFGMLAVATSWTRFGMPEGVISPDDKAIDIHGGDIETSVMLALQPQRVRMDKAANFTSKQTEFAKRFTHLRAYGPHAFGWRMSDLNAQGVAGNAAAASAQKGEAIIAHSISGLVALLEDVRAFDMNLLESTDQKTSADSL, encoded by the coding sequence ATGTCTGACACATATACGCATATTCACGACAATAACGTAACAGCGCCGTCGCAGCCGCAAAATGATGCGATCGTGGTGCTGCCTCTGGGCGCGCATGAGCAGCATGGACCGCACCTGCCATTCGAAACGGATACGCTGATCGTAGACGGTATCGTCGAGCGTTTGCGACAAGCGCTGCCCGCCGATGCGCCCTTTCACTTCCTGCCCGCCGAGCCTGTGGGTTATTCCATAGAACACATGGATGTACCGGGCACGAACACGCTCGCCTTCGATGAGGCTGTGCACCGGTGGCTCGGCATCGCCGAAGCACAGCACAACAAGGGCATCCGCAAATTCGTGATGCTGAACGCGCATGGCGGTAATTCTCCGCTGCTGACCATCGTGGCGACAGAGGCGCGTGTGCGCTTTGGCATGCTGGCGGTGGCGACGAGCTGGACGCGGTTCGGCATGCCGGAGGGTGTCATTTCGCCTGATGATAAAGCCATCGATATTCACGGCGGCGACATCGAGACATCGGTGATGCTGGCGCTGCAACCGCAACGGGTGCGGATGGACAAGGCCGCGAATTTCACTTCGAAACAGACTGAGTTTGCAAAGCGTTTCACGCATCTGCGTGCCTACGGGCCGCATGCTTTCGGCTGGCGTATGTCCGACCTCAACGCCCAAGGTGTGGCGGGCAATGCCGCAGCGGCGAGCGCGCAGAAGGGTGAGGCCATCATTGCCCATTCTATCTCTGGTCTGGTGGCGCTTTTGGAGGATGTCAGGGCCTTCGACATGAATTTGCTTGAAAGTACGGATCAAAAAACTTCGGCAGATTCTCTTTGA
- a CDS encoding MarR family winged helix-turn-helix transcriptional regulator has product MSKDKLAKKNKSAKKAKTGKKKDLPFGPDELAQSITQAARSMRTALSHNLAESGLYAGQDGVILALAQEGSMSPGQIAQKLGVKAPTMTRTIGRMEAQGFVERSAGDGDGRLTMVKLTETGLKSVEHIHASLADCNARAMEGLSAKEVKTVVKLLRTIDTNLQSQELID; this is encoded by the coding sequence ATGAGCAAGGATAAGCTGGCCAAAAAGAACAAGTCTGCCAAGAAGGCAAAGACCGGCAAGAAGAAGGATCTGCCCTTCGGCCCGGACGAGCTGGCGCAGAGCATTACGCAGGCTGCCCGCTCCATGCGCACCGCGCTCAGCCACAACCTGGCGGAAAGCGGGCTCTATGCCGGTCAGGATGGCGTCATCCTTGCGCTCGCGCAGGAAGGCAGCATGTCGCCCGGCCAGATCGCCCAGAAGCTCGGCGTCAAGGCTCCGACCATGACCCGCACCATCGGGCGCATGGAAGCGCAAGGCTTTGTCGAACGCAGTGCCGGTGATGGAGACGGCCGCCTGACCATGGTGAAACTGACAGAGACGGGCCTCAAAAGCGTAGAGCACATTCACGCGTCGCTGGCAGATTGCAACGCCCGCGCCATGGAGGGACTGTCCGCCAAGGAGGTCAAAACCGTCGTGAAACTGCTGCGCACCATCGACACGAATTTGCAGTCGCAGGAGCTAATCGATTAA